A single genomic interval of Lewinellaceae bacterium harbors:
- the bla gene encoding class A beta-lactamase gives MMMEMHNTNKMISFLVFLISFTCILNAQKGDLELLQNEIKRLEQISGGTVGVGIIHLENHTQLMFNNDQTFPMASCFKVPVAIRLLQRVEEGSLTLDSMINVTARDIHPGSGTISRLLDDPGVSLSVLNLLELMMLISDNSAADLCLELSGVPVSVNEMLHSNHIEGLSVDRPTLALIANWLGAPVAAEQKMTMDEFREVVKAVNEVQQKESMENFSNDPRDQSSPGAMALLLQLLWNGQLLNKEYTDLLLDIMYRCETGELRIKGILPPDIRVAHKTGTIGKTANDVGIIDLPDDAGHVIVTIFVKDSAMDVADREKSIAHIARAVYNYFLFHKTE, from the coding sequence ATGATGATGGAAATGCACAACACAAATAAAATGATCTCCTTCCTGGTCTTTCTGATTTCTTTTACTTGCATTCTGAACGCTCAGAAAGGTGATCTGGAATTGCTTCAGAATGAAATTAAAAGGCTGGAACAGATTTCAGGCGGAACGGTAGGGGTGGGAATCATACATCTGGAAAATCATACCCAACTGATGTTCAATAATGATCAAACTTTTCCCATGGCCAGTTGCTTCAAAGTGCCTGTTGCCATCAGATTATTACAACGTGTTGAGGAGGGTTCACTTACCCTGGACAGTATGATCAATGTGACCGCCCGGGATATCCATCCGGGTAGCGGAACCATTTCACGCCTGCTTGATGATCCCGGGGTGTCATTGTCGGTATTAAACCTTCTCGAATTAATGATGCTCATCAGTGATAACTCAGCTGCCGATTTATGCCTTGAATTGTCGGGTGTACCGGTAAGTGTAAATGAAATGTTGCACAGCAACCATATTGAAGGATTATCGGTGGACCGGCCCACATTGGCTTTAATTGCCAATTGGCTGGGAGCTCCTGTAGCCGCTGAACAGAAAATGACCATGGATGAATTTCGGGAAGTGGTAAAAGCGGTTAACGAGGTGCAACAAAAAGAATCGATGGAAAATTTCTCAAATGACCCCCGTGACCAGTCTTCACCGGGGGCAATGGCTTTATTGTTGCAATTGCTATGGAACGGTCAGTTATTGAATAAAGAATATACCGATTTGCTGCTGGATATCATGTACCGTTGCGAGACCGGCGAGTTACGCATTAAAGGCATTTTACCACCAGACATCAGAGTGGCTCACAAGACAGGAACCATAGGTAAGACAGCCAATGATGTAGGCATAATTGACCTTCCGGATGACGCAGGCCATGTAATTGTTACGATCTTCGTTAAGGATTCGGCAATGGATGTTGCCGACCGTGAGAAATCGATTGCTCACATAGCCCGCGCCGTTTATAACTATTTCCTGTTTCATAAGACGGAATGA
- a CDS encoding four helix bundle protein, which produces MFDFEKLDIYKKAKAFNAKIRTCITSSNLDRTTKDQLRRASFSIVLNIAEGSGRFSKADRRNFFIIARSSIFECVAILDVLKDEDILDTTNQSINTLHPPHFHQCKFRYTLPAQHIRFCSAHPH; this is translated from the coding sequence ATGTTTGATTTCGAAAAACTTGACATATATAAAAAGGCAAAAGCCTTTAATGCCAAGATTCGAACTTGTATTACCAGCTCAAATCTAGATCGCACAACGAAAGATCAACTCCGGAGAGCTTCATTTAGTATTGTTCTCAATATCGCTGAAGGCTCAGGTCGCTTCTCAAAAGCAGATAGGAGAAACTTTTTCATCATTGCCAGAAGTTCCATTTTTGAATGCGTCGCAATATTGGATGTCTTGAAAGATGAAGATATTCTTGACACAACAAATCAATCCATCAATACACTACATCCACCCCATTTTCATCAATGTAAATTTCGATATACGTTGCCTGCCCAACATATACGTTTTTGCTCTGCGCACCCGCATTGA